A window of the Chloroflexota bacterium genome harbors these coding sequences:
- a CDS encoding UBP-type zinc finger domain-containing protein: MAKKCGHLDQIQKVKRRTNGCEECEKIGDDWVHLRQCMICGKVGCCDDSKNKHATRHFHEIGHPIIRSLEPGEEHDYWCYVDELMFRFK; the protein is encoded by the coding sequence ATGGCGAAGAAGTGCGGCCATCTGGATCAAATACAGAAGGTCAAGCGTCGTACGAACGGGTGCGAGGAGTGCGAGAAAATTGGCGACGATTGGGTGCACCTGCGCCAGTGCATGATCTGCGGCAAGGTTGGTTGCTGCGACGACTCAAAGAACAAGCACGCCACCCGGCATTTCCACGAAATCGGGCACCCGATCATCCGGTCGCTGGAACCGGGCGAGGAGCACGACTACTGGTGCTACGTGGACGAGTTGATGTTCAGGTTCAAGTGA
- a CDS encoding cyclic nucleotide-binding domain-containing protein gives MSNIDFLRQLELFKGLPPDDLARLCAMSSELVLVPEEYLMHEGDPGGALYVILDGEFQVTKRLDGQEVVLAVRGRGEVIGEMALLDRAPRGASVRALKPTRALMVDHDSMQKLLTTSASAALAILHTMTQRIRSNEALLRQSEKMAGLGTLAAGVAHELNNPAAAAKRSADQMRSALTTWLAEANQVGALNLNATQSQVVNDLRDAIAHRAAPDWTMSPLERSDRESALQEWLEACGVEDAWDLTANLVTVGWTPDNLKPICDNFDAAQLPAIIRWLNAGTSVYLLLDEVSKSAERISEIVKAVKTYSYLDQAPVQEVNVQEGLENTLVILRHKIKQGVTIKKEYAVDLPRIEALGSELNQVWTNIMDNALDALKPQLEQGKPAELVVRTFTQDEHVVVEIQDNGPGIPEEIRDRIYEPFFTTKSPGIGTGLGLHITYNIVVHKHHGQIKLFSEPGCTRFQVWLPVRFDRAQLAKPQG, from the coding sequence CTGGAACTGTTCAAGGGATTGCCCCCGGACGATCTCGCGCGGCTGTGCGCCATGAGCAGCGAGCTTGTACTCGTACCCGAAGAATATCTAATGCACGAGGGCGACCCGGGCGGCGCGCTGTATGTGATTCTCGACGGTGAGTTCCAGGTGACGAAGCGCCTGGACGGGCAAGAGGTGGTGCTGGCGGTGCGCGGCCGCGGCGAGGTGATCGGCGAGATGGCGCTGCTGGACCGGGCGCCGCGCGGCGCATCGGTGCGCGCGCTCAAACCGACACGCGCTCTCATGGTGGACCACGATTCGATGCAGAAGCTGTTGACGACCAGTGCGTCGGCCGCCCTGGCGATCCTGCACACCATGACGCAGCGCATTCGCAGCAACGAAGCGCTGCTGCGCCAGAGCGAGAAGATGGCCGGGCTGGGCACGCTGGCCGCGGGGGTGGCCCACGAGCTCAACAATCCTGCCGCCGCAGCCAAGCGCAGCGCGGACCAGATGCGCTCGGCCTTGACGACCTGGCTAGCCGAGGCCAACCAGGTGGGGGCGCTGAACCTGAACGCAACGCAGTCGCAGGTGGTCAACGACCTGCGCGACGCGATCGCACACCGCGCCGCGCCGGACTGGACTATGTCGCCGCTGGAGCGCAGCGACCGCGAGTCGGCGCTCCAGGAGTGGCTGGAGGCGTGCGGCGTCGAGGATGCCTGGGACCTGACGGCCAACCTGGTTACGGTTGGCTGGACGCCCGACAACCTCAAGCCGATCTGCGACAACTTCGACGCCGCGCAGTTGCCGGCCATCATCCGTTGGCTGAACGCCGGCACGTCGGTCTACCTGCTGCTGGACGAAGTGTCCAAGAGCGCCGAGCGTATCTCGGAGATCGTGAAGGCGGTCAAGACATACTCCTACCTGGATCAAGCGCCGGTGCAGGAGGTCAACGTCCAGGAAGGGCTGGAGAACACGCTCGTCATACTGCGGCACAAGATCAAACAGGGTGTCACGATCAAGAAAGAGTACGCGGTGGACCTGCCGCGTATTGAGGCGCTCGGCAGCGAGTTGAACCAGGTCTGGACCAATATCATGGACAACGCCCTGGATGCGCTGAAGCCGCAACTGGAACAAGGCAAGCCGGCAGAACTGGTCGTGCGCACATTCACTCAAGATGAGCACGTCGTCGTTGAAATCCAGGATAACGGGCCGGGCATCCCCGAGGAGATTCGCGACCGGATCTACGAGCCGTTCTTCACGACCAAGTCGCCCGGCATCGGTACCGGCCTCGGGCTGCACATCACATACAACATCGTCGTGCACAAGCATCACGGCCAGATCAAGCTGTTTTCGGAGCCCGGCTGCACCCGCTTTCAGGTGTGGCTGCCAGTGCGGTTTGACCGCGCGCAACTGGCCAAACCACAAGGGTAG